In Haloimpatiens massiliensis, the following are encoded in one genomic region:
- a CDS encoding O-acetylhomoserine aminocarboxypropyltransferase/cysteine synthase family protein produces the protein MSKKLSFETLCIQEGYKPKVGEPRILPIVQNTTYYYNNPDYVGELFDLSKEGHMYSRISNPTVAALEEKFSLLEGGVGAVATSSGQSATLLAVLNICKAGDHILAASTLYGGTFNLLNVTLRELGIHTTFVNPEASGEEILCSIKNNTKLIFGETIGNPGLNILDFEKFSSIARKSNIPFIVDNTIATPYHCNPLKLGANIVIHSTTKYADGHATSVGGIIIDGGNFNWDNGKFLSMVEKDLSYHGLKYVEAFKEKAYITKLRVKLLRDIGNIMSPFNAFLTNLGLETLHLRMKAHSENALKLAKWLQKHPKISWVNYPRLEDNINFQRSNKYLRNGASGMLTFGIKGSKEDIKEFIKKLKLVALVIHIGDVRSSVLHPASTTHRQLSVEEQINAGVSPEMIRVSVGIENIEDIIKDFRQALNYIS, from the coding sequence ATGTCAAAAAAATTGTCATTTGAAACATTATGTATTCAGGAAGGCTATAAGCCTAAAGTAGGAGAGCCAAGGATATTACCTATTGTTCAAAATACCACCTATTACTACAATAATCCAGATTATGTAGGTGAGTTATTTGACTTAAGTAAAGAAGGTCATATGTACTCTAGGATAAGCAATCCGACAGTAGCAGCCTTGGAAGAAAAGTTTTCATTACTTGAAGGAGGTGTTGGTGCAGTTGCCACATCTTCGGGCCAATCAGCTACGTTACTAGCTGTATTAAATATATGTAAAGCAGGAGATCATATATTAGCAGCATCTACTTTATATGGTGGAACCTTCAATCTTTTAAATGTTACCTTAAGGGAATTAGGAATCCATACTACTTTTGTAAATCCAGAGGCTTCAGGGGAAGAAATTTTATGTTCTATAAAGAACAATACTAAATTAATTTTTGGAGAAACCATTGGAAATCCAGGTCTTAATATTCTTGATTTTGAGAAGTTTTCATCTATAGCTAGAAAATCAAATATACCTTTTATAGTAGACAATACTATTGCAACACCGTATCATTGCAATCCTTTGAAGCTTGGAGCAAATATAGTAATACATTCCACCACTAAATATGCTGATGGGCACGCTACATCAGTTGGAGGAATAATTATTGATGGAGGAAATTTTAATTGGGATAATGGCAAATTTCTATCAATGGTAGAAAAAGATTTAAGTTATCATGGGTTAAAGTACGTAGAAGCTTTTAAAGAAAAGGCGTATATAACAAAGCTTAGAGTTAAATTATTAAGAGATATAGGAAATATTATGTCTCCTTTTAACGCTTTTTTAACCAATTTGGGTTTAGAGACTCTTCATTTAAGGATGAAGGCCCATAGCGAAAATGCATTGAAATTAGCAAAATGGCTTCAAAAGCATCCTAAAATTTCATGGGTAAACTATCCTAGGTTGGAGGATAATATAAACTTTCAAAGGAGCAACAAATACTTGAGAAATGGAGCTTCAGGTATGTTGACTTTTGGAATTAAAGGGTCTAAAGAAGATATAAAGGAGTTTATTAAAAAATTAAAATTAGTAGCTTTAGTAATTCATATAGGTGATGTTAGATCTTCTGTGCTTCACCCTGCAAGTACAACTCATAGGCAATTATCTGTAGAGGAACAGATTAATGCAGGAGTATCCCCTGAAATGATAAGAGTTTCTGTGGGCATTGAAAATATAGAGGATATAATTAAGGACTTTAGACAAGCTCTTAATTATATAAGTTAA
- a CDS encoding homoserine O-acetyltransferase/O-succinyltransferase family protein, with protein MTIYLNKPFEGLKLLEKGSIDYSLGLKRTENLKSIGILNLMPNKQETEAQFLKLFNSINKSVHLRFLRIINHSCKNSSMSYLKNNYETLEDIKNKKLDGTIITGAPLEKLPFEHVSYWRELQDIFNFIEENVKTSFFICWAAQAAMYHYYGIRNYVMNKKTFGIYKHYKLREERILENLNFPVNCPHSRYSRILKEDLKNNHNLKILLYSQEVGELLLFNEKKFFMLGHIEYDRDVLKKEYLRDLSKGIDVSMPKNYFPIDNVKKEPFYSWKNEGNVLFSNWVKYYV; from the coding sequence ATGACAATATACTTAAATAAGCCTTTTGAAGGATTAAAGCTTTTAGAAAAGGGCAGTATAGACTACTCACTAGGGTTGAAGAGAACTGAGAATTTAAAAAGCATAGGAATTTTAAATTTAATGCCAAATAAACAGGAAACGGAAGCACAGTTTTTAAAATTATTTAATTCTATAAATAAATCAGTACATTTGAGGTTTTTAAGAATTATAAATCATAGTTGTAAGAATAGTTCAATGTCATATTTAAAAAATAATTATGAAACGCTTGAGGATATTAAGAATAAAAAGTTAGATGGAACAATTATAACTGGAGCACCTCTAGAAAAATTGCCTTTTGAACATGTAAGTTACTGGAGGGAGCTTCAAGATATATTTAATTTTATTGAGGAAAATGTAAAAACCTCTTTCTTTATATGCTGGGCAGCTCAAGCTGCAATGTATCATTATTATGGTATTAGAAATTATGTTATGAATAAAAAGACTTTTGGCATATACAAACATTATAAGCTTAGGGAAGAGAGAATTTTAGAAAATCTAAATTTTCCTGTAAACTGCCCTCATTCCAGATATAGTAGGATTTTAAAGGAGGATTTAAAAAATAATCATAATCTTAAAATACTTTTGTACTCTCAAGAAGTAGGTGAGCTTTTATTATTTAATGAGAAGAAGTTTTTTATGTTAGGACATATTGAGTATGACAGAGATGTTTTAAAAAAAGAGTATCTTAGAGATTTATCAAAAGGAATAGATGTTTCAATGCCTAAAAATTATTTTCCAATAGACAATGTTAAAAAAGAACCGTTTTATAGTTGGAAAAATGAGGGTAATGTTTTATTTAGTAATTGGGTTAAATATTATGTTTAA